The following coding sequences lie in one Metopolophium dirhodum isolate CAU chromosome 5, ASM1992520v1, whole genome shotgun sequence genomic window:
- the LOC132944329 gene encoding uncharacterized protein LOC132944329 → MKSYTAILALCLVVLVMTQQATSEPAKSGHHNNGGYGGGYNGGHGGGHGNGGYGNGGYGNGGHGGGHGNGGYGNGGHGGGHGNSGYGGSHGGHGGGGHGGGGHGGGGHGGHGSYGHGHH, encoded by the exons AATCTTACACAGCG atattaGCTTTGTGCCTCGTCGTCCTCGTGATGACTCAACAAGCAACTTCCGAACCAGCTAAGAGTGGTCACCACAATAATGGTGGATACGGTGGTGGATACAACGGTGGACACGGTGGTGGACATGGAAATGGTGGATATGGAAATGGTGGATATGGAAATGGTGGACACGGTGGTGGACATGGAAATGGTGGATATGGAAACGGTGGACATGGTGGTGGTCATGGAAACAGTGGATATGGTGGTAGTCATGGTGGACACGGAGGTGGTGGACACGGAGGTGGTGGACACGGAGGTGGTGGACACGGAGGACATGGATCATATGGACATGGACatcattaa